From one Bacteroidia bacterium genomic stretch:
- a CDS encoding DUF4172 domain-containing protein, translating into MYNWQLPDWPNFTYESSHLEANPIKFAEQTGRISGMLQTLPENEQMDVIISALVTEAVKTSEIEGEYLSRQDVMSSIRNNLGLNPSR; encoded by the coding sequence ATGTATAATTGGCAACTTCCCGATTGGCCCAACTTCACCTATGAAAGCAGCCACTTGGAAGCTAACCCCATCAAGTTTGCGGAGCAGACCGGGCGCATCAGCGGAATGCTACAAACGCTGCCGGAAAATGAGCAGATGGATGTGATTATTTCCGCATTGGTGACAGAGGCGGTGAAAACTTCAGAGATCGAAGGAGAATACCTTAGCCGGCAGGATGTGATGTCTTCCATTCGCAACAACCTGGGGCTAAATCCAAGTAGATAA
- a CDS encoding restriction endonuclease subunit S: protein MWNNKILNDSCHTTSGGTPSRKNKSFYGGTIPWIKSGELNNSTIYVSEELITEEAVQKSSAKIFTKGTLLIALYGATVGKLAFLGIDAAPNQAICGLFPSEKLDRKFLFWYLFFKRPQLIKQSIGGAQPNISQGSLRNLQLSIPPLSEQHTIVERIEELFSELDSGVENLRKTQLQLKAYRQSVLRWAFDQPSPIVMLEQISEAVGGYAFRSKNFDNYGQYQVIRIGNIRPGIIRTNESLVFVSDVEDKVLAKYLLQKGDVLISLTGTRKKRDYGYTTIVNEENFLLNQRVAYIRFDDRCLPKFFLYFSWTDFFKSQFCGSETGNVGQGNVDMKSIRQTSIPLPPIVEQHQIVQEIERRLSVADQLEQSINHSLQQSEAVRQSILKMAFNGRLTEKWREENEEKV from the coding sequence ATGTGGAACAATAAAATTTTGAATGACTCTTGTCATACCACCAGTGGTGGTACTCCAAGCCGGAAGAACAAGAGCTTTTATGGGGGCACAATTCCCTGGATTAAATCAGGGGAATTAAATAATTCGACCATCTATGTAAGTGAAGAGTTGATTACTGAAGAGGCCGTTCAGAAATCGAGTGCGAAGATTTTCACGAAAGGCACTTTACTCATTGCCTTGTATGGGGCCACGGTGGGCAAACTTGCATTTTTAGGAATTGATGCTGCTCCAAATCAAGCTATCTGCGGATTGTTTCCAAGTGAGAAACTGGATAGGAAATTTCTTTTCTGGTATCTATTCTTTAAGCGGCCACAGCTAATTAAACAAAGTATTGGCGGAGCTCAACCTAATATCAGTCAAGGCTCGTTGCGGAACTTACAGCTTTCCATACCTCCCCTTTCCGAACAACATACCATCGTGGAGCGGATTGAGGAGCTGTTCAGCGAGCTGGATAGTGGCGTGGAGAACCTGCGGAAAACACAGCTACAACTGAAAGCCTACCGCCAGTCCGTGTTAAGATGGGCCTTTGATCAGCCTTCGCCAATTGTCATGTTGGAACAAATTAGTGAAGCTGTAGGAGGTTATGCTTTTAGAAGCAAAAACTTTGATAATTACGGCCAATATCAGGTAATCAGAATAGGAAATATTAGACCGGGTATTATTAGAACTAATGAATCCCTTGTTTTTGTAAGTGATGTTGAAGATAAAGTGCTTGCGAAATATCTACTTCAGAAAGGCGATGTACTAATTTCTTTGACTGGAACTCGCAAAAAAAGAGATTATGGGTACACCACCATAGTAAACGAGGAAAACTTTCTTTTAAACCAGCGAGTGGCGTACATCAGATTTGATGACCGCTGTCTGCCAAAGTTTTTCCTTTATTTTTCATGGACAGATTTCTTCAAATCTCAATTCTGCGGTTCTGAAACGGGAAATGTAGGACAAGGAAATGTAGACATGAAATCAATAAGACAGACTTCAATCCCTTTGCCCCCAATAGTCGAACAGCACCAAATCGTCCAGGAAATTGAGAGGCGGCTAAGCGTGGCAGACCAACTGGAGCAGTCCATCAACCACAGCCTCCAACAATCCGAAGCCGTCCGCCAAAGCATCCTCAAAATGGCCTTCAATGGCAGATTAACGGAGAAGTGGCGTGAGGAGAATGAGGAAAAGGTTTAA
- a CDS encoding type 1 periplasmic binding fold superfamily protein → MKHLNAILLATLVVLMFSASCKKDEPDDPIIPHEEEVITTLRYSLIHDTVGIPVVLSFQDLDGDGGNPPVVTADTLRAHTTYSGSLTLLNELETPAENITEEIEEEASDHQFFFQSTLSNLIVEYDDADEDGYPVGLSTTLTTGSPGSGTITIILRHEPEKDAAGVASGDIANAGGETDIEVTFNVDVK, encoded by the coding sequence ATGAAACACCTGAATGCCATCCTGCTGGCAACTTTGGTCGTATTGATGTTCTCCGCATCCTGCAAAAAAGACGAACCCGATGATCCCATCATTCCCCATGAGGAAGAAGTAATCACCACCTTGCGCTACTCTTTAATCCATGATACCGTGGGAATCCCGGTTGTCCTCAGCTTTCAGGACCTTGACGGGGATGGCGGCAATCCTCCTGTAGTTACCGCTGACACCCTTCGGGCACATACTACCTATTCCGGATCGCTTACATTGTTAAATGAATTGGAAACACCGGCAGAAAATATTACGGAAGAAATTGAGGAAGAAGCGAGTGACCATCAGTTTTTCTTTCAATCAACCCTTAGCAATTTGATTGTGGAATATGATGATGCAGACGAAGATGGCTACCCGGTTGGGCTTTCCACCACCCTTACCACTGGCAGCCCCGGATCAGGAACCATTACCATTATTTTAAGACATGAACCGGAAAAAGATGCAGCGGGCGTTGCCAGCGGAGACATTGCCAATGCCGGAGGCGAAACCGATATTGAAGTTACATTTAACGTAGATGTTAAATAA
- a CDS encoding plasmid pRiA4b ORF-3 family protein has product MIFKLHISLDYTDPLVWRRLLVPSANFSQLHWIIQHAFGWENSHLYEFTIVQDGESVSIGPPNEEFPDVVAAAKVPLRKYLTKPGQEVSYLYDFGDSWEHTIKLEEISRHSLKVPLCIDGGGACPPEDIGAIPGYYEWVEAVNDPKHPEHQEMREWHGMKRGAKWDVAHFDVIEPNARLQ; this is encoded by the coding sequence ATGATTTTCAAACTTCATATTTCGCTGGACTATACTGATCCGCTGGTTTGGCGCAGGTTGCTGGTTCCCTCAGCCAATTTCTCGCAACTACATTGGATCATTCAGCATGCCTTCGGCTGGGAGAATTCCCATCTCTATGAATTTACCATTGTTCAGGATGGTGAAAGCGTTTCGATAGGGCCGCCCAATGAAGAATTTCCTGATGTGGTGGCTGCCGCTAAAGTGCCATTGAGAAAATACCTGACTAAGCCGGGTCAGGAGGTGAGCTACCTCTACGACTTCGGTGATTCCTGGGAGCATACGATCAAATTAGAGGAGATTTCCCGGCATAGCCTGAAAGTGCCGCTGTGCATAGATGGAGGTGGCGCATGCCCTCCGGAGGATATAGGCGCAATACCCGGATATTATGAATGGGTCGAAGCCGTAAATGATCCCAAGCATCCTGAACACCAGGAAATGCGTGAATGGCATGGAATGAAACGTGGCGCAAAATGGGATGTAGCGCATTTTGACGTAATAGAGCCTAACGCACGTCTTCAGTGA
- a CDS encoding transcriptional repressor, whose translation MKYKPQKIKDLLKDRKLKATPTRVEVLSIISGFESAVPHSEIQKSLQDYDRITLYRTLNALMDKGIIHKALSDENETFYALCTNQCTTINHNHKHIHFKCISCQEVTCLQAEHPVNISVPDYIIHTIEIAATGLCQKCIR comes from the coding sequence ATGAAATATAAACCGCAAAAAATAAAGGATTTGCTAAAAGACCGGAAGCTGAAGGCCACGCCAACCAGGGTGGAAGTGCTGTCCATTATTTCAGGGTTTGAAAGTGCAGTACCGCATTCCGAAATCCAAAAATCACTACAGGATTATGACCGCATCACGCTCTATCGAACACTTAACGCGCTGATGGACAAAGGAATTATTCACAAGGCATTATCAGACGAAAATGAGACTTTTTATGCGCTCTGCACCAACCAGTGTACTACAATAAACCACAATCATAAACATATCCATTTTAAGTGTATAAGCTGCCAGGAAGTAACCTGCCTCCAGGCTGAGCACCCGGTGAATATTTCTGTTCCTGATTATATAATACATACTATTGAAATTGCCGCCACCGGCCTCTGCCAGAAATGTATCCGTTAA
- a CDS encoding TonB-dependent receptor, whose translation MLNNKTLLFFAFFFLPAIAFSQNCNVNVSGYIWDASTGEPISDAHIYLKEARKGAVSDSAGFFRLSSVCPRNYHLSVSHIGCKTRELYMTMEADTTLHIVLDHDSRLLDQVTFISPGGKTTTAEKQSLNEKNIAENANENLANMLSSISGVRVIRNGNNISTPVVHGLYGNRLTILNNGVTQSGQQWGTDHSPEIDPWAASRITVIKGVGALEYQGNSLGSIILVEPRKIEKEPHMHGKGSYFFETNGNGHGLNGQLQQHYEKPALGWRAVGTLKKSGDNETPDYYLRNTGREEANIAVQLEKAFSERWTTDLYFSSYNTNIGVLRGSHIGNLTDLEEALTREVPFFTEEDFSYNIEAPYQKVNHHLIKFHSNYFITDNLWFDLTYSGQLNYRKEFDVRRSGRTEDPSLSLRQFSHFAEGRINRQFSKGWKVKSGFQFNRVDNINLPETGVLPLIPDYISYESGIFVLASKTKEKALFEFGGRYDYEDRRIAAISSSVPREIIRYDNSFHNLGAAGGFNYELIKSLSIAYNLGYASRNPEVNELYSNGLHQGVSGIEEGDPLLKQEQSIKNTFSLKGNIKNKLFFESMVYLQQINDYIFLNPTNEVRLTIRGAFPVFEYEQTDARLFGVDAAATYKILDHFNTVIKYSFIRGQDISNNLPLIYMPSNTIYAELNYQLPKIGKFENLELQVNNRYVFEQTYLLPNQDFTAPPPGYNLAGLKASAEKQSAKMRHNFFIKMDNLFNVAYRDYLNRQRYFADDLGFNLIIGVSSSF comes from the coding sequence ATGTTAAATAACAAAACCCTTTTATTCTTCGCATTCTTTTTCCTGCCTGCCATTGCTTTTTCGCAAAATTGTAATGTAAATGTTTCCGGTTATATATGGGATGCCAGTACTGGCGAGCCTATTTCCGATGCGCATATTTATTTGAAGGAAGCCAGGAAAGGCGCGGTGAGTGACAGTGCCGGCTTTTTCCGGCTTTCTTCCGTTTGCCCGCGCAACTACCATCTTTCGGTGAGCCACATTGGATGCAAAACCAGGGAATTGTACATGACCATGGAGGCTGACACTACGCTCCACATTGTGCTGGACCATGACAGCCGGTTGCTCGACCAGGTGACTTTTATCAGTCCGGGCGGCAAAACCACAACTGCGGAAAAGCAATCCCTCAATGAAAAGAATATTGCGGAAAATGCCAATGAGAATCTGGCCAACATGCTTTCGTCCATTTCAGGCGTGCGTGTAATTCGCAATGGGAATAATATCTCCACCCCGGTTGTACATGGATTATACGGAAACCGCTTAACGATTTTGAACAATGGCGTAACCCAAAGCGGCCAGCAATGGGGCACAGACCACAGCCCTGAAATTGACCCGTGGGCAGCCAGCCGGATCACCGTGATAAAAGGTGTGGGAGCACTGGAATACCAGGGAAATTCATTGGGAAGCATTATTCTGGTGGAACCCAGAAAAATAGAAAAAGAGCCGCACATGCACGGAAAGGGAAGTTATTTCTTTGAAACCAACGGGAACGGCCACGGACTAAATGGGCAATTGCAGCAACATTATGAAAAACCGGCTCTGGGATGGAGGGCGGTAGGGACTCTTAAAAAAAGCGGTGACAACGAAACTCCTGATTATTACCTGCGAAATACCGGACGCGAAGAAGCCAATATTGCTGTACAACTGGAAAAAGCATTTTCCGAAAGATGGACTACCGATCTCTATTTCAGCTCTTACAACACGAATATTGGTGTGCTAAGGGGCTCGCATATCGGCAACCTCACTGATCTTGAAGAAGCGCTTACCCGGGAAGTTCCATTTTTTACAGAAGAGGATTTTTCATATAATATTGAGGCGCCCTACCAAAAAGTGAATCACCATTTAATTAAATTTCATAGTAATTATTTTATTACTGATAATTTATGGTTTGACCTTACTTATTCAGGGCAACTCAACTACCGGAAAGAATTTGATGTGCGGAGAAGTGGGAGAACAGAGGACCCTTCGCTAAGCCTGCGGCAATTTTCACATTTTGCTGAAGGCAGGATCAACCGGCAGTTTAGCAAGGGCTGGAAAGTAAAGTCCGGGTTTCAGTTTAACCGGGTGGACAATATAAACCTCCCTGAAACCGGTGTACTCCCTTTAATTCCTGACTATATTTCTTACGAAAGCGGAATTTTTGTTTTGGCATCAAAAACAAAGGAAAAAGCGCTCTTTGAATTTGGGGGACGTTATGATTATGAAGACCGGAGAATTGCAGCAATCTCTTCCTCTGTTCCCAGGGAAATTATTCGTTATGATAATAGCTTTCATAATCTTGGGGCTGCCGGGGGCTTCAATTATGAGTTGATTAAATCTTTAAGTATTGCATATAACCTCGGCTACGCATCCCGAAATCCTGAAGTGAATGAACTGTACAGCAACGGTCTCCACCAAGGCGTGAGCGGCATTGAGGAGGGCGATCCGCTTTTAAAACAGGAGCAATCAATAAAAAACACTTTTTCTTTAAAAGGAAATATAAAAAATAAATTGTTTTTTGAATCAATGGTTTATTTGCAACAAATCAATGATTATATATTTCTTAACCCAACCAACGAGGTACGTTTAACCATACGCGGGGCGTTTCCTGTATTTGAATATGAGCAAACAGATGCCCGCCTTTTTGGAGTTGATGCAGCGGCTACATACAAAATTCTTGATCATTTTAATACTGTAATTAAATACAGCTTTATCAGGGGTCAGGACATCAGCAATAACCTGCCATTGATATATATGCCTTCCAACACCATTTATGCTGAATTGAATTACCAGTTGCCCAAAATTGGAAAGTTTGAGAACCTTGAACTCCAGGTAAATAACCGATATGTTTTTGAGCAGACCTACCTCCTGCCAAACCAGGATTTTACGGCCCCACCCCCAGGCTATAATTTAGCCGGACTAAAAGCCTCTGCTGAAAAGCAATCGGCCAAGATGAGACATAACTTTTTCATAAAGATGGATAATTTATTTAATGTGGCTTACCGTGATTATCTCAACCGTCAAAGATATTTTGCCGATGATCTGGGATTTAATTTAATTATTGGGGTCAGTTCATCATTTTAA
- the xerD gene encoding site-specific tyrosine recombinase XerD: MWESYRNGFKLYLQLEKQLAANTISAYLADFRLFTDFLTKEYPGLGPEKVKREEVAAFISFVNSEFGFATTSQARVISGIKAFFGYLASEKVITADPTELISAPRLERKLPVVLSLSEIDRIIDQIDRSRKDGERNKAIIDVLYGCGLRVSELVNLRISECNLDEGYMLVHGKGGKERYVPVGEEASNQMKLYMSTTRQEQEPQQGNRDYLFLNWRGRKLSRVAIFTLVKDLALKAGITKKISPHTFRHSFATHLVEGGADLRAVQEMLGHASITTTEIYTHLDREYLRSVIQSFHPRA, from the coding sequence ATGTGGGAAAGTTACCGGAATGGGTTTAAGCTTTACCTGCAATTGGAGAAACAGCTTGCCGCCAATACCATTTCAGCCTATCTGGCTGATTTCCGTCTTTTTACCGATTTTCTTACCAAAGAATATCCCGGCCTGGGACCGGAAAAAGTGAAGCGGGAGGAAGTGGCGGCATTTATCAGTTTTGTCAACTCAGAATTTGGTTTTGCCACAACCAGCCAGGCGCGGGTGATTTCCGGGATCAAAGCATTTTTCGGTTACCTGGCATCAGAAAAGGTGATTACGGCAGACCCTACTGAACTCATCTCTGCGCCCAGACTGGAGCGTAAGCTGCCGGTAGTGCTGTCGCTCAGCGAGATTGACCGGATAATAGATCAGATTGACCGCAGCCGCAAAGATGGCGAGCGCAATAAGGCCATTATTGATGTGCTCTATGGCTGCGGCCTTCGCGTCTCGGAACTGGTAAATCTCAGGATCTCGGAATGCAACCTGGATGAAGGCTATATGCTGGTGCATGGAAAAGGCGGCAAAGAACGCTATGTACCGGTAGGAGAGGAGGCCTCGAACCAAATGAAACTGTATATGAGCACCACCCGCCAGGAGCAGGAGCCGCAGCAAGGAAACCGGGATTATCTCTTCCTCAACTGGCGCGGCAGGAAATTAAGCCGGGTTGCCATCTTTACACTGGTGAAGGACCTGGCACTAAAAGCCGGCATCACGAAAAAAATCAGTCCCCATACCTTCCGCCACTCCTTTGCCACCCACCTGGTAGAAGGCGGTGCAGATCTCAGGGCCGTCCAGGAAATGCTTGGCCACGCCTCCATCACCACCACGGAGATCTATACGCATCTTGACCGGGAATATTTAAGATCGGTGATCCAGAGTTTTCATCCACGGGCTTAG
- the lysA gene encoding diaminopimelate decarboxylase gives MELQNGQFLVGGYPVLKLAEEFDTPLYFYDADKITGQHRQLSNAFAGVNHSIKYALKANSNLNILRLLKNLGAGLDAVSINEVRLGLKAGFAPSEILFTPNCVSIDEIREGVKEGVRINIDNISILEQFGGEFGNSYPVCIRINPHLLGGAHEHIQTGHIDSKFGISIHQIRHAMRVITTNEINVEGLHMHTGSDILDAQVFLNGLQILFNIANDFPDLAYLDFGSGFKVAYRDGDVTTNIEELGKLVTESFNAFCKDYGRDLELWFEPGKFLVSQAGYLLVKVNVVKQTVSTVFAGVDSGQNHLMRPMMYDAYHKITNVSNPGGVQRVYTVVGYICETDTFGADRKLPEVREGDLLVMHNAGAYGFSMSSNYNSRFRPAEILIHEGRPHLIRKRETQVDLLKNQVELDFLKQERSTAKQKASEVK, from the coding sequence ATGGAATTACAAAACGGCCAGTTCTTGGTGGGCGGATACCCTGTATTGAAACTGGCGGAAGAATTTGACACACCCCTTTATTTTTATGATGCTGATAAAATCACCGGCCAGCACCGTCAATTATCAAATGCCTTTGCCGGAGTGAATCACAGCATAAAATACGCACTCAAGGCCAACTCAAATCTCAACATCCTGCGCCTGCTGAAGAATCTGGGAGCCGGACTTGATGCGGTTTCCATAAACGAAGTCCGGCTTGGATTGAAGGCAGGTTTTGCACCTTCGGAAATTCTGTTTACCCCCAACTGCGTTTCGATTGATGAGATCCGCGAAGGCGTGAAAGAGGGTGTGCGGATAAATATTGATAATATCTCGATCCTGGAGCAATTCGGTGGGGAGTTCGGCAACAGCTACCCGGTCTGCATCCGCATCAATCCTCACTTGCTGGGCGGTGCGCACGAGCATATACAAACCGGGCACATTGACTCAAAGTTTGGTATTTCCATCCACCAGATCCGCCATGCCATGCGGGTGATCACCACCAACGAAATAAACGTGGAAGGGCTGCACATGCACACCGGATCTGACATTCTGGATGCACAGGTTTTCCTGAACGGATTGCAGATCCTCTTCAACATTGCCAACGATTTTCCTGACTTGGCCTACCTCGATTTTGGTTCCGGATTTAAAGTGGCGTATCGCGATGGAGACGTTACTACGAACATTGAAGAGCTTGGAAAGCTGGTAACGGAGAGTTTTAATGCCTTCTGCAAGGATTATGGGCGCGATCTCGAATTATGGTTCGAACCCGGCAAATTCCTGGTGAGCCAGGCCGGTTACCTGCTGGTAAAGGTGAATGTGGTGAAGCAAACCGTCTCTACCGTTTTTGCCGGAGTGGATTCAGGACAGAATCACCTCATGCGCCCCATGATGTATGACGCCTACCACAAGATCACCAACGTGAGCAATCCGGGCGGAGTGCAGCGGGTTTATACGGTGGTGGGCTACATCTGCGAAACCGATACGTTTGGTGCCGACCGCAAACTGCCGGAAGTGCGCGAGGGAGACTTGCTGGTGATGCACAATGCCGGTGCCTACGGTTTCAGCATGAGCAGCAATTACAACTCCCGTTTTCGCCCGGCAGAGATACTTATTCATGAAGGACGTCCGCACCTCATCCGCAAAAGGGAAACGCAGGTGGATTTGCTGAAAAACCAGGTGGAACTCGACTTTCTGAAACAGGAAAGATCAACAGCGAAACAAAAGGCCAGCGAGGTGAAATAA
- a CDS encoding T9SS type A sorting domain-containing protein, whose product MIKHLTILACLLALSNGLYAQWDTISTFNQVISDLQTHDGKLFLGGGFTKNEDQTCNWSAYYNGNFITRHTALIGGSGIRQMAEFNGELYSVGALHIGFGTGVSLWDGSTWVDGGSTNYSHSVIYADENDLYVVSDDDIVRKKTGTGTFEHLMTKPISAIVRYKDDLIFAGNFDSINGVMAKGIAAWDGTTWRPLAGGTSGGIGNMIVYKDELYVSGSINNAGGVSVKRIAKWDGTEWFDVGGGITGNSFNGIRDMAVYRDHLIIVGDFDEVGSSSMENVAMWDGSTWKGLDLGFSFPNCVEVYDDKLYVGTFDFDRTHLLRYAGDIAGTGASERMRNISIYPNPVNEVININIEIAGTENIQIQVMDMLGKVMLREEITLAAQASINCSALKPGTYILWISDGTNDGTVRRKLIKI is encoded by the coding sequence ATGATAAAACACTTGACAATTCTTGCTTGCTTACTGGCTTTATCTAATGGCCTTTATGCGCAATGGGACACGATCAGCACGTTTAACCAGGTGATCTCCGATTTGCAGACCCATGATGGTAAATTATTTTTAGGCGGAGGCTTTACCAAAAATGAAGACCAGACTTGTAATTGGTCGGCTTACTACAACGGAAATTTTATAACCCGCCACACTGCGCTTATTGGCGGTTCGGGAATCAGACAAATGGCGGAATTCAATGGGGAACTTTATAGTGTTGGCGCCCTGCATATTGGTTTTGGCACCGGTGTGTCACTGTGGGATGGAAGCACATGGGTAGACGGGGGTTCTACCAATTACAGCCACTCAGTGATTTATGCTGATGAAAATGATCTTTACGTGGTGAGCGATGACGATATCGTCAGAAAGAAAACTGGTACAGGAACTTTTGAACACCTTATGACGAAGCCTATTTCGGCCATTGTACGATATAAAGACGATCTCATTTTTGCCGGAAATTTTGACTCCATCAATGGGGTGATGGCCAAAGGGATTGCCGCGTGGGACGGAACAACCTGGCGGCCGTTGGCAGGTGGCACTTCAGGTGGCATCGGAAACATGATCGTTTATAAAGACGAGCTATATGTTTCCGGATCAATAAATAATGCAGGAGGGGTTTCGGTAAAGCGCATCGCTAAATGGGACGGTACCGAATGGTTTGACGTAGGAGGCGGCATTACGGGAAATTCGTTCAATGGCATACGGGATATGGCCGTTTACCGGGATCATTTGATTATTGTGGGCGATTTTGATGAAGTTGGGAGCAGCAGTATGGAAAATGTTGCCATGTGGGATGGCAGCACATGGAAAGGCCTTGACCTGGGATTCTCTTTTCCTAACTGTGTGGAAGTGTACGATGACAAATTATATGTCGGCACATTCGATTTTGATAGAACGCATCTGCTTCGATATGCCGGTGACATTGCCGGAACCGGAGCATCCGAAAGAATGCGAAATATCAGCATCTACCCAAACCCGGTTAATGAGGTTATCAATATAAATATAGAAATAGCCGGGACGGAAAATATACAGATCCAGGTGATGGACATGCTCGGCAAAGTGATGCTGCGCGAGGAAATTACCCTCGCGGCACAAGCATCAATTAATTGCAGTGCACTGAAACCCGGCACTTATATTTTATGGATTTCGGATGGTACAAATGATGGAACCGTGCGAAGGAAGCTGATTAAAATATAG
- a CDS encoding T9SS type A sorting domain-containing protein encodes MKKLNTSLFLLICMIGLSSEAFSQVTMSQSDFPRAADFVDTFVIAANSSFISPAHGTDQVWEYSAATEDTIGVSTYMDASANSNYPNALNYRSRNLTFQGYFIQSEEYEALDADGWYPIGRDITDVTYSIASSTGGANDSLRFVGGSYIYPGTYNQLKFPVSYQNQWSMAYEQFIDYELTVAAFGLNKAPGKYVRYFTQDRDVVGEGKVVIPRADGSPSKPFKGLLIRVVRIATDSTFLGGSPAPAPLMAAFGLTQGAVAADSFYVIYAPGFGSPVLSLDIEGSAVANLVYRPGAAALGDEQSSVEEFAANDLTLGPNPVNKGSDLNIELSSSAAINSVHIINLMGQVIYEEKMESPRMDKFSISIPDNTLPGIYFVNLKNASGQIIGNKKIQIK; translated from the coding sequence ATGAAAAAACTTAACACCAGCCTATTTCTGCTGATTTGCATGATAGGGTTGAGTTCCGAGGCATTCTCTCAAGTCACGATGTCTCAATCTGATTTCCCCAGAGCTGCTGACTTCGTGGACACATTTGTAATTGCTGCTAACTCATCATTTATTTCTCCAGCGCATGGTACAGATCAAGTGTGGGAATACTCTGCTGCTACAGAGGACACTATTGGCGTTAGTACATACATGGATGCCTCAGCGAATTCAAACTATCCCAATGCCCTGAATTACAGAAGCCGGAACCTGACATTTCAGGGATATTTTATTCAGAGCGAGGAGTACGAGGCCCTGGATGCCGATGGATGGTATCCAATAGGACGAGACATTACCGATGTTACCTATTCAATTGCTTCCAGCACCGGTGGAGCGAATGATTCGTTGCGCTTTGTCGGTGGCAGCTACATTTATCCCGGAACGTATAATCAGCTTAAGTTTCCGGTTAGCTACCAAAATCAATGGTCAATGGCGTATGAGCAGTTCATTGATTACGAATTGACGGTGGCCGCCTTTGGTCTGAATAAAGCACCAGGAAAATATGTACGCTACTTTACTCAAGATCGCGATGTGGTTGGCGAAGGAAAGGTTGTTATCCCACGCGCTGACGGGTCACCTTCCAAGCCATTTAAGGGGCTGCTGATCCGCGTTGTAAGAATCGCGACCGACAGTACTTTCTTGGGTGGATCACCCGCCCCCGCGCCCCTAATGGCAGCATTCGGACTTACGCAGGGAGCAGTTGCAGCAGATAGTTTTTATGTGATCTATGCTCCCGGATTCGGCTCTCCTGTGCTGAGCCTGGACATAGAAGGCTCTGCAGTAGCAAATCTTGTCTACCGGCCAGGTGCCGCAGCGCTGGGCGATGAACAATCTTCCGTAGAAGAATTTGCAGCCAATGACCTGACTTTGGGACCTAATCCGGTAAATAAAGGAAGTGACCTGAATATTGAATTGAGTTCATCAGCGGCCATTAATTCGGTACACATAATCAATTTAATGGGACAGGTTATTTATGAAGAAAAGATGGAATCTCCCCGGATGGACAAGTTTTCCATTTCTATTCCTGACAATACTTTACCCGGTATTTATTTTGTTAATTTAAAAAATGCCAGTGGTCAGATAATAGGAAATAAGAAAATCCAGATTAAGTAG